From the Candidatus Goldiibacteriota bacterium genome, the window AATTGGGGTGATGTTTTTGACTTTTGTGATGTTGATATCCTGCAGTAAAAAATCTCAGCCCGCTGAACCTGTAGAACCCACACCAACGGCAACAAACACGCCATATCACGAATTTTTAGGCGCATGCGGAAGCGAAGGAACGGCAACGGGGGAATTAACTTGTATTGAAGCTGTTGTTGTTGATAGCGACAATAATATATATGTAAGTGACGGTTGCACGGGATATGTTAGCAAATTTAATAACGGTATGGTATATCAGATGAGATGGGGAACGAGTTTAAATGGGAACGGATTACTCGATGCGCCATATTTCTTACTGTCAACTTCTTTAAATGAAATACTTATTTCTGAATCTTTTGAAAATAGAATTACGAAATTTAATAATTCAGGAACAATATTGGATTACTGGGGTGAAAGCGGAATCACTCAAGGAAAGTTTTCTGGAGCGGCCGGATTATATGAATATGGTGCAAATATCTATGTGTTGGATGCTAATAATAAAAGAATTCAAAAATTTGATTCAAATGGCAATTACATTTCGGAATTTAGCATTATTACTGTTAATGATCCTTCATATTGTACATATTGGGATATGGAAGGTGATTTATATGGCTATTTGTATGTTATAAATGATTCTGAGAAGTGCATTAAAAAATTCAGTACTGATGGTACTTTTATAAAAAAATGGGGTAATGACACATACAATGTAGGCGGCATTCCTGGGCCTAAATGTGTTGCGGTATATGGAAATTTACTATATATAAGCGATATGGCGAAGAATGCTATTGTAATTTTTGATCTTGATGGTAATTTCAAATATGAAATACGCGGTTACACAGAAGGCGGTACATATAAAACGTTATCTGACCCAAACGCCCTTGCTCTTGATTCCGCGGGAAATATTTATGTCTCTGAATCCGACACAGGCGTCCGCCGTATTGTAAAACTAAGCGGAACACCTTTGTATAATTAAAAAAGTTTAATTTATATCCTTGCGGTTAAATCGCCGGGATGTATTTGAGTTTTTGTAGGAATGCACTCCTGTGCTGTCCGGTTCTTACGGTTTAATTATTATAACACTATCATCCTTTAATTACTGTTGACTTAATCCATACCGCTAATTATAATTAATTCCAGCATATATATCACCCACAGGGAGAAATTATGAAAGAATATTTCAGGCAAAATGTTGATGAAATTCGCGATGTTCAGGAAAAAAGTTTTGAAGCCCACAAGGATACCACCCTCCCCAAAATAGCCGACGCGATGTATAACTGCCTTTCTGCAGGAAATAAGATAATGATATGCGGCAACGGCGGGTCGGCTTCTGACGCGATGCACATAGCGGCGGAATTTGTTGTGCGCCTTAAAGAAAACAGGCGTGCTTATCCTGCCATGGCATTATCAAATGACCCTGTGATTATAACCGCCTGCGGCAATGATTTGGGGTATGAAATGATTTTCGCGCGCCAGGTAGAGGCCTTTGGAAAAAAAGGCGATGTGCTTATAGCGCTTTCCACATCGGGCAATTCCCCTAATGTTATTAAAGCAATAGAAGAAGCAAAAAAGCAGGGCGTTACAGTAATTGGTGTTACAGGCGAAGGCGGCGGAAAAATGGCATCTATGTGCGACGTACTGCTGGATATAAAGTCAAAAAGCAGCGCCCGCATTCAGGAAACTTACATGACTTTTCTCCATACGCTCTGCTTCATAACCGAAAAAAGGCTTGCCGGCGAAAAAATATGAAAAACATACAAATATCATCGCTTAAAAAAATAGTCGGCAGGTTTAAGGGCAAAAAAATACTTGTAGTGGGCGACCTTATGATAGATGAATATATTTGGGGGAATGTCTCCAGAATATCTCCGGAAGCGCCTATCCCCGTGGTGGAAGTATCGCGTGAAGAATCAAAACCAGGCGGCGCGGCCAACGTAATAATTAACCTTATCGCTATGGGCGCGAAAGTATACTGCGCCGGCGTGGTGGGCGCGGATGCAAATGCCCACAAACTTGAAAAATATTTCAGGGACCATAAAGTCAATTACTCCGCACTTATTGAAGATACAAACAGGCCTACCACAATAAAGACCAGAGTCATCGCGCATAATCAGCAGGTGGTAAGGATTGATAAAGAAAAAAAGCTTGCCATCAGTTCCGCTATAAGGGAAAAGATGCTTATAAAACTTAAACCTGTTATAAAAGAGATGGACGGAATAATACTTTCTGATTACAACAAGGGAATGATGACAAAAGAAATAGTGGACGGTGTAATGAAGGCAGCTGCGGGTAAAATAGTGGCGGTTGACCCTAAACCCCAGAATATGGGTCTTTTTAAAAATACCACCCTTATCACGCCCAATAAAAAAGAAGCTGCGGGAGCCACAGGTATTGATATAGAGACGGAAAAAGATATTCTTACAGCAGGCAATAAATTAAAGAAAGAACTTAACATAAAAGCGGTGCTTATCACAAGAGGCGAAGACGGCATGTCCCTTTTTGAAGACAGCGGTATTTCTCACGTACCCACTGTTGCCCGTGAAGTGTTTGATGTGACAGGCGCCGGGGATACGGTTATATCGGTTGCCACGCTTGCGCTGTGCGCGGGCGCGGATTTTAAAGAAGCGGCGGTGCTGTCAAATGTGGCGGCAGGAATATCCGTTGCCGAAGTGGGCGTATACGCTGTCACCGCAAAAGAATTAATTAATGAACTTAAGGCTAAATGTTAATATAAACAGAAGGCAAAGCGGAATTTTTTAATATACCGTTATTGTCCGGTAACTTTAGGAGCACCATGAACAAGGTAATTTTCAGCAGAAAAAAACTTATAGAAGAAGTTAAAAAAATAAAAAAATCCGGTAAAAGAGTAGTCTTTACAAACGGATGTTATGACCTGCTTCATGTGGGGCATATCAGGCTTCTTCAAAGCGCAGGAAAAAAAGGAGATAAACTGATTGTCGCCATTAACAGTGATGCTTCTGTCAGGCGCATAAAGGGTGAAAAAAGGCCCCTGATAAATCAGAAAGAACGCGCTGAAACTCTGTCCGGCCTTGAATGTGTTGATATCGTAACTGTGTTTAATGAAGATGACCCGTTTAATATAATAAAAGATATTTTGCCGGACATACTTGTAAAAGGCGGCGACTGGCCGCTGGACAAAATAATAGGCAGTGATATAGTGATAAAAAACGGCGGCAAAGTGATGAATATAAAATATCAGGCGGGTAAATCCACCACTAACCTTGTAGGAAAAGTAGTAAGCGCGTATGGGACAAAACCGCTGTAAAATTTAAGGAGCCATATGAATATTATAGGAATAATTCCGGCAAGGCTTAAATCATCCCGCCTTCCCGAAAAGATGTTAAAAAAGATAAAAGGTAAAACCCTTATAGAATATGTTTATGAAAATGCGAAAAAAGCAAAACTGCTTAAAAAATTATACGTGGCAACAGACAGCGTAAAGATAAAAGAGGCAGTGGAGAGGTCAGGAGGGCTGGTTATTATGACTTCTTCCAAATGCAAGTCAGGCACGGAACGTATTCAGGAAGCGTTAAAAACGGTTAAGGCAAACATAAATGACATTGTTGTCAATATACAGGGGGATGAACCCCTGCTGGAGCCGAAACTTATAGATGCCGCTGTACAAGTGCTTGTCAATGACGACAGGTATGACTGTGCCACTATTGCATCGCAGATAACGGATTCTTCGCATATAAAGGATCCGTCGTGCGTTAAGGTGGTAACGGACATGGACGGCGGCGCGTTATATTTTTCGCGCGCGGTTATCCCATTTTCCAGGGACGGCAAAAAAGTGCCTGTTTTTAAACACATAGGACTTTATGCTTACAGGAAAATGGTGCTTGACCGGTGGAACAGCATGAAGAGCTGCTACGAATCAGTGGAGAAGCTGGAGCAGTTAAGAATGCTGGAAAATGGAATGAAAATAAAAGTTATTAAGGCAAAAAGCAAAAGCATAGGAATTGATACACTCAAAGATTTTATGAACTTCAAAAAAATAATAACAGGATAAAAAATATGTCAAAATATATATTTGTAACAGGAGGCGTTGTATCGTCTCTGGGCAAGGGAATAGCGGCATCTTCTATCGGCGCCCTGCTTGAAAGCAGGGGGTTAAGAATTGCAATGCAGAAATTTGACCCGTACATAAATGTGGACCCGGGCACAATGAGCCCTTTTCAGCACGGCGAAGTATATGTCCTTGATGACGGGGCGGAAACCGACCTTGACCTTGGCCATTATGAACGGTTTACCTCGGCTTCTTTTTCGGCGCTTAACAATGTGACCACGGGAAAAATTTACCAGTCGATAATTGAAAAAGAAAGAAAGGGCGATTACCTTGGCAAGACCGTGCAGGTGGTGCCGCACGTTACCAATGAAATTAAGAACAGGATAAAAATGGCCGCGCGTAAGGATATAGACGTGGTGATAGTGGAAATAGGCGGCACAGTGGGGGACATTGAAAGCCTGCCGTTTCTGGAAGCTATAAGGCAGATGCAGATTGACGAAGGCCGCGACAACGTGCTTTTTGCACACCTGACGCTTGTCCCTTATATAAGGGCTGCCGGTGAGATTAAGACAAAGCCCACCCAGCACAGCGTAAGCGCCATGAGGTCAATTGGAATACAGCCGGGAATCCTGCTGTGCAGAAGCGAAAAGAAAATATCAAAAGGCGAAAGGGATAAAATAGCCCTTTTCTGTAATGTGGAAGAAAACGCCGTGATTCAGGCGCTGGACGTAAGCACCATTTATGAAGTGCCAAGGATGTATCTTAATCAGAAGCTTGATGATATAATTTTAGAGAAACTTAAGATAAAAAAAGCGCGCAAAGCTGACCTGAAAAAATGGGACGCGATAGTGCGCAGGATAAAAAAACCGGCGCTGGAAACTGAAATTGCGGTGGTAGGAAAATATCTTGAAGTTCAGGACGCCTACAAATCAATAAAGGAAGCCATTCTGCACGGCGGCATTGCCAATAACTGCAGAGTGAATATTAAATGGGTGGATTCTGAAACAATAGAAAAAGCGCCCGCGGCGGCAAAAGCATTAAAAGGCGTGTCCGGCATACTTGTACCGGGCGGTTTTGGCAACAGGGGAATTGAAGGCAAGATTAACGCGATTAAGTACGCAAGGGAAAATAAAGTGCCGTTTTTTGGAATATGCCTTGGAATGCAGATGGCAGTCACGGAATTCGCGCGTAATGTATTGAAATTAAAAGGCGCCAATTCCACTGAATTTGACAGGGAGACTCCGTATCCTATAATTTCTCTTTTAGAGGAACAGAAGTGCGTAAAAGATATGGGCGGTACGATGAGATTAGGTTCATACCCATGCAGGTTAAAGCCTGGCTCCAGAATCTATTCTGCGTATAAAGAAAAAGTGATATTTGAACGTCACAGGCACAGATATGAATTTAACAGCATATTTAAAGAACGTATGGAAGAAAAGGGAATGACGGTTTCGGGATTGTCGCCTGACGGGCTTTTAGCGGAAGCGGTTGAAATAAAAAACCATCCGTGGTTTGTGGCTGTCCAGTACCACCCGGAATTTAAGTCCAAACCTGTATCGCCGCACCCTCTTTTTAACGGGTTCGTAAAAGCATCCGTGGCAAAAAATAAATTTAAAAAGGCAAAAGAAATAAAGGGGTGAAGAATGGAAGAAAAGAAACCGGAACCGGTTAACAAGCAGGCGTTAGAGGCGGATATGCTGAAAATAATGCAGATGCACGACAAGTCCGCCCAGGAAAAGTATAACGCTATACAGGATCTTGCAAGAAAATACAATATGCCGCTTGAAAAGCTTTTAAAAAACATAATAACGGACTGGTGCAATGAAGACAAAGAAAAAAAGTTCAGCCAAAAAGGTAAGTTTAAAAAAATTCTTTGAACTGTCGCAGGAAGACTTTTTCTTTATAGGCGGGCCGTGCGTAATTGAAAATGAAGACATGGCTTTTAAAACCGCGTCCGCGCTTAAAGAAATCTGTTACAGTTTAAACATCCCTTTTATTTTTAAAGCGTCCTATGACAAAGCCAACAGGACTTCGGCTTCGGCGTTCAGGGGCGTGGGCATGGCAAAAGGGTTAAGGATACTTGGAAACATAAAAAAGAAGCTGTCAATTCCCGTCTTAACAGACGTGCATTCCCCGGAAGAGGCCACAGAGGCCGCGAAAGTGGTTGATGTGCTTCAGATACCCGCTTTTCTTTGCAGGCAGACAGACCTTTTAAACGCCGCGGCGGAAACGGGCATTCCGGTTAATATAAAGAAAGGGCAGTTTTTATCGCCTTATGAAGTGGAAAATATGGTTAATAAAGTCCTGGCAAAGGGCAATAAGAACATAATGCTGACTGAAAGAGGGTTTTCCTTCGGGTACAATAACCTTGTGGTGGACATGAAATCCATTGCCATAATGAAAAAACTTGGGTATCCTGTTATAATTGATGCAACGCATTCGGTTCAGCGGCCGGGCGGGGCGGGCACAAGCAGCGGCGGCGACGGCGAGTTTGTGGAAACCATAGCCAGGGCATCTGTGGCAGCGGGAGCAAACGGGCTTTTTATGGAAGTGCACCCAAGCCCGGAAAAAGCTTTAAGCGACAAAGCCACGCAGTATCCGCTTAAATCTGTTAAAAAGTTTCTTGAGGAATTAAAAAATATATTTGAGACGGTGAAAAGATGAGTAAATATGTTGGATTTGCGGACGGCGCCAGCAGCGGTAATCCGGGCGACGCGGGAATAGGCATAGTTATAAAGGAAGACGGAAAGGAAGTATTAAGGGTCTCCAAATCCATAGGGGTGGCCACCAATAACGTGGCTGAATACATGGCAATAATAAAACTTCTTGAAATGACAGATGACCTGGAAATTGACGAGATTGAGATATTCTCGGACAGCGAACTTGCGGTAAAACAGATTAACGGCGAATACAAAATAAATGACGAAAAACTGAAAGAACTTAACGCTAAAGTGCAGTCATTCAGGAGCATAACAAAATTTACCGTTACGCATGTAGGCCGTGAAAAGAACAGCGACGCGGATAAACTTGCAAAAGAGGGAAGTAAAAGAGGGAGCAAGCTGCACAATGTATGAACTTTTAACCGGCATTTTTTTTACAATATTCGCGCTTGCGGTTTACGGCATGCTTAAATACGGTTTTAATATTGTATTTGTTTATATAGGGCTGTTTTCACTTCTTATTATCGTATGGGGTATGGCTGCCGTGCTGAAAGAAAGAAAAGGGAATCAAAAAGATGAGCAGGATTGATAATGAAGCCGTCCGCAAAATGGCGGGGGCGGGTTTTAATATCTGGGATATTTTCTATGAGAAGTCCGCTTCATTAAGCATTACCTTTGAAGACAACCGTGTTGATAAAGTACAGTCGGGCCTGGATGAAGGCTTTGGGCTGCGCGGGACAAAAGGCAATAAAACATTTTATGGCTTTACCAATAATATATCCTCCGTTAAAAATGTCGCTGATACCATTGCCGGCGCGGGAAAAAATTCAGGCGCTGATTTTATATTCTCCGAAATGAAACCTTCTGTTTTTAATCCTGTTAAAATCATGCCGGATACAATATCCGTGGATGTAAAAACCTCCCTGTTAAAAGAAGTAAATGACATGATAAGGGCGGAATACAAAGGAATAAGGCAGGTAAATGCTTCTTATCTTGAAAAAATACAGGATGTGGAAATAATAAATAATAACGGGGTCCTTGTAAAAGACAGGCGCGTATACACGTCTTTTATTGTTTTTGTAATTGCGGCAAGGGAAAACAGAATAGAGACCGCGCACGCGGTAATATCGGGACATGCGGGATTTGAAGTGCTTGATAAAGATACAGTTTTCAGCAGGGCTAAAGATGCCGCGGGGCTTGCGGTATCAATGCTTGATACTGACAGAAAGATAGCGGGACAGATGCCCGTGATACTGTCTTCAACAGCCGGCGGCACAATGATACATGAAGCTGTGGGCCATTCGCTGGAAGCCGATCTTGTGCAGAAAGATATGTCTGAATATAAGGGCAGAATGGGGCAGAAGGTAAGTTCGCCCCTTATCACGGTTATTGATGACGCGACCCTTACAAACAAGCGCGGGTCTTTCTCGTTTGATGATGAAGGCACTCCCGCGCAGAAAACAGTCCTTATAGAAAACGGAATACTTAAAAACTTTATGTATGACAGGGAAACCGCGGCCAAAGACAATACGCAGTCCACGGGCAACGGGCGTAGGGAATCTTACAGGTTCCGCCCCATACCAAGGATGCGCAATACCATGATAGCGCCCGGTAACGGCAGCCCGCAAGATTTGATAAATGATACCAAAGAAGGTATTTTTGTAAAAAGAATGGGCGGGGGGCAGGTAAATACTGTTACCGGCGAGTTTATTTTTGAAGTCAAAGAGGGCTATTTAATAGAAAATGGAAAAGTAACTGTTCCCGTCAGAAACGCCACGTTAATGGGAAAAGGCGCGGACGTTATAAATTCAATTGACGCTGTCTGTAATGATATAGGGTTTGATGTGGGCACCTGCGGGAAAGACGGGCAGGGAGTTCCGGTTTCTGACGCCCAACCCACACTGCGTATTCCAAAGCTGCTGGTGGGAAGTAAGTAGTACTGGTAGAGGCTTGGATGCTTGGAAGGTTAGATGCTCGGTTTAGAACTGGTAGGCGCGGGTCTTTAGCCCGCGGTAGTTGAAATTAGTGTTTGGTCTGGTTCTGGTAGGCGCACCCTTTTAGGGTGCGGCAGTTAGTATTTATTTATTGGTTAAATGGATAACAGTTTATGGGATAAGTTCTTTACCGTAATCATTTCCCCCCTATTTTACGTCAAATAATCAGGTAAAGATTAAAAGTGGACATCATAATTTTGGTATGTTACATTATTAATGCTTTAAAAAACACGGAGGAAATTGATGAAAAAGTTCATGATATTGGCTGCGGCAGTTGTGTTTTCAACAGTTTCTGTGGTATATTCGGCCGATTCTGCAGGCAATACCTGTAACACAGCTGCGGAATTATCATCAAGTTTTTATCCTATAGGGCTTAATAATATCCTTTATCTTAAAGGGTATAAAAAAGACAATCCGTCAAAAGAAATGTTTATTAAAGCAGAGGTTATAAAAATAGAAAAAAAAGATGGTAATGATTATTACTATTTTTTCGCGCCGCAGGTAGGGGTAAGGTATCTTGTAAGGGAGACACAGGAAGGTATTGAAATGAGAGTTATAAAGTATCCATTTCCTTTTTTTGGATTTTCAATAGAAGTGGATCTTAAACCCGCGATGACCTTTCTTAAGTATCCGCTTAAGGTGGGTGAAAAGTGGAATTATAAGGGGAAAGCTGAAGCCACTGTACTTTTTATAAAATTAGGAAGGGAAATAAGCACGGATTTTGAGATTGTCTCAAAAGAAACCATAAAGCTTCCTGCCGGGGAATTTGAAGCGTATCATATCACGGCAAAAGTGGATGAAGGCGACGGAAAAGGTATTCATACAGAAAAGTACTGGTATGCCAAAGGTTTGGGGTATTCCAGGGCGGATACAAGCGGACACTTTGCGGAACTTGTGGGTTATAAGATTTTTGATGAAAAAACAGGCAAATTTGCCGAAAAGATACCTGACGGGGTGGAAAAATATGAATAAGTTTAAAGCGGTTGTTATAACCGCATCGTTATTTCTTTTTCTTTTATCAGGCTGTTCTTTAAAGCGGACAATTGTTAATTCCACGGGCCTTATAATGGATGATGTAGAGGGCGCTTTTTATGAAGAAAACGATATTTTATTCGCCCAAGCCGCTATCCCCGGCAATTTAAAACTGCTGGACGGCCTTATAAGAGGTTCAAACCATGAAAATGAAAGCCTTTTAATAAAGGGAAGCAAACTTTACGGTATGTATGCCATGGCTTTTCTTGAAGACGCCACGGCGGATAAAAAGGCTGACAGGGAAAATATGGCAAGGGCAAAAAATTTTTATAAACGCGCCAGGGATTATGGTATGGCGGCGCTGCTGAAGAATAACGATTTTAAAAAAGCGCAGGAAGGTAATTATGATGACTTTAAAAGTTCGCTTCAGGCGTTTGGAAAAAATGACGTAGAGCCGTTATTTTGGACGGCTTTTTCCTGGGGCAGTTTTGTTAATTTAAGCAAGAACTCGCCTATGGATATCGCGGACCTGCCCAAAGTAAAGGCTATGATAGAGCGCGTAATAGAGATAGACGACACTTATTTTTACGGACTGCCGCACCTTTTTATGATAGTTTATTACAGCATGCCTAAAATGTTCGGCGGCGATACGGACCTTGCAAAGAAAGAATATGACAGGGTAAAAGAGATATCAGGCGCTAAACTTGCGCTTGTTGAAGTTTATATGGCAAAACATTACGCGGTGCAGTTACAGGACAGGGCGCTTTTTGACACCTTCATTGAAGCTGTAAATAATACCGATGATGATGTAATACCTGAAAAGATGTTCACGAAAGTAGCTAAGAAAAAAGCGGCGGTCATGGCTGAAAGGGCCGATCAGCTGTTTTAAAAGGAGGTTTTATCATGAAAAAGTTAACTTTAGTTATCCTGTCATTGCTTTTAACCGCCGGGGTTTTCGCGGCAGAGAAAAAAATTATTATTAAGTTCGCGTCGGTTGCGCCGGACGGTTCCACATGGATGAATATAATGGAAGAATTTGCCGAAGAAGTGACAGAAAAGACCGGCGGGGCTGTGGAATTTAAATTCTATCCCGGCGGCGTAAGCGGCGATGAAAAAGACGTTCTGCGTAAGATGAAGATAAACCAGATAAACGCGGCAGGCTTTACATCACAGGGTCTTGGAGAAGTCGTAAAAGAAGTAAGGCTTTTAAACCTTCCTTTCATATTTAACACATATAAACAGATAGACCATGTGATGGCAAAAATGTCCCCTTTCTTTGAGGCGGAATATCAGAAAAAAGGGTACACGGTGCTTGGCTGGCCGGAAGTTGGTTTTGCGTATGTATTCAGCAAGGATAAGGTTGAATCGCTTGCGGATTTTAGGAAAGTTAAGATGTGGATCTGGGGCGATGACCAGCTGGTGAATTCACTCTTTAAAAATATCGGGATTGTACCCATACCGCTTGCGCTGTCAGATGTTAATCAGTCCCTGCAGACCGGGCTTATTGAAGGGGTTTACGGTTCGCCGCTTTCCGCGATAGCAATGCAGTGGAATACCAGCGTAAAGAATATGCTTGATATAAAAGTGGCAAACGTACCCGGCGGGATTCTGATAAATAATAAAACATGGTCGGCTTTGACTGATGAACAGAAAAAAATAATAAAAGATGCCGGAAAAAAACACTTCACAAAACTTACGGCAGCAAGCCGCAAAGAGAATGAAGAGGCGATAGCGGCCCTGAAAAAAACAGGGACAAAAATATCCGCTATTAAAGGGCAGGAAGATATAAAAGTGCTTGATGAAGTGGCTATTAAGACGGCAAATGACCTTGTTGGAAAATTCTACACAAAGGCACAGCTTGATGAAATGCTTGGTTATATTGAGGAAGCAAAAAAAGAAGAAAAGGTAAAATAATAATTGAAATTTTTAAGAAGTTTAAATTATAACGTTTACAGGATCCTTAAAGCTGTGGTGGTGACCCTTTTTATACTGCTGCTTGCTTTTTCCGCCATGCAGGTAATTCTGCGCCTTGTTTTTAAAACAGGCATACCCAATGCGGAATCGCTTTCAAGGTATCTTGTCCTTTGGGTAAGCTTTTTGGGCGCTTCGCTTGCCGCGTTTAAACACCGTCACATCAACCTTGATATTTTAAGCAAATACCTTAAAAAAATAAATCCCGGCCTTGTGGGTGTTATTATCAGCACGGCAGCCACGGTTATTCTTGGGTTCCTTTCCTGGGCCGGAGTGGTTTTTATCTTAAATGAAATGCCTGACTCGCAGAAAATATTTTTTATACCTGTATGGGTTATGGAATCCGTAATACCGTTGACGTTTATTGTAATGATGTTTATCTATTTTCAGGGTATTTTTGACAGCGTAAAAATCATGCGCAAGGCGGTTAAAAAATGACCGCGGCTATAATAGGGATAACGGCGGTATTACTTGCCATAGTGGGAATGCCTTTATTTCTGGTTTTCGCGGGGCTGGCTGTGGCGCTTTTTATAATGGCGGGAATAGACACATCTGCCGTTATTATAGAAATAAGCAGAATGGCCGCTTCTCCCGTGCTTATTGCAATTCCGCTTTTCACTTTTGCGGGTTATCTGCTGGCTGAAAGCGGCACTCCCAAAAGGCTAATTAAACTAACCCGCGCGCTTGTGGGTTCCATAAAGGGCGGCACCGCTATTGTGGCTTTATTTGTCTGCGCTTTTTTCACCTCTTTTTCCGGCGCGTCAGGCGTAACCATTATCGCGTTGGGCGGAATTCTGTACCCGATGCTTATAAAGGATAAATATCCGCAGAACTTCTCGCTGGGGCTTTTAACCACGTCGGGCAGCCTGGGGCTTTTATTCCCGCCAAGCCTGCTGCTTATACTCTATGGTGTAATTGCAAACGTAAGCATATCAAAACTTTTCATAGCCGGTATAATTCCCGGCGCTATATTAATCCTTCTTATGTCGTTATGGTCTTTAAAACAGGGAGCGGTGCTTGATAATACAGAGCCGTTTGAATGGGGCAAACTGATAAGCGCTTTAAAAGAGACCGCGTGGGAAATTCCGCTTCCGTTTGTGGTAATCGGCGGTATTTACAGCGGAACATTTACGGCGTCAGAAGCCGCCATATTAACCACCGCGTACGCCTTCATAATAGAGGTTTTTATATATAAGGATTTATCTTTAACACGCGACATTCCAAGGATAATAAGGTCAAGTATGATAGTGGTGGGCGGGATATTTGTAATACTTGGCGCCGCTATGGGCTTTACCAATTACCTTGTGGATGAACAGGTTCCCATGCAGATTCTTGACTGGTTAAGGACTTATGTGCACGAAAAGTGGCTGTTTCTTCTTCTGTTGAACATATTTCTTATAATTGTGGGAGCTGTGCTGGATGTTTTTTCGGCATTAATTGTTGTATTGCCCTTAATGCTGCCCATTGCAAAGGAATTCGGCATAGATCCCGTGCATATGGCTATTATATTTTTGGCTAACCTTGAAATAGGGTACAACGCGCCGCCGGCGGGTTTAAACTTGTTTATAGCGTCTTTCAGGTTCAGAAAACCCGTGCTTACGCTTGCAAAGGCAACACTGCCTTTTCTTGCCATGCTTATTATAGGGCTTATGCTTATAACGTATATTCCGGATTTAAGCCTTGTGCTTATAAGGATTTTTAACGTACAGTAAAAAGGGTATT encodes:
- a CDS encoding SIS domain-containing protein; protein product: MKEYFRQNVDEIRDVQEKSFEAHKDTTLPKIADAMYNCLSAGNKIMICGNGGSASDAMHIAAEFVVRLKENRRAYPAMALSNDPVIITACGNDLGYEMIFARQVEAFGKKGDVLIALSTSGNSPNVIKAIEEAKKQGVTVIGVTGEGGGKMASMCDVLLDIKSKSSARIQETYMTFLHTLCFITEKRLAGEKI
- the rfaE1 gene encoding D-glycero-beta-D-manno-heptose-7-phosphate kinase, with protein sequence MKNIQISSLKKIVGRFKGKKILVVGDLMIDEYIWGNVSRISPEAPIPVVEVSREESKPGGAANVIINLIAMGAKVYCAGVVGADANAHKLEKYFRDHKVNYSALIEDTNRPTTIKTRVIAHNQQVVRIDKEKKLAISSAIREKMLIKLKPVIKEMDGIILSDYNKGMMTKEIVDGVMKAAAGKIVAVDPKPQNMGLFKNTTLITPNKKEAAGATGIDIETEKDILTAGNKLKKELNIKAVLITRGEDGMSLFEDSGISHVPTVAREVFDVTGAGDTVISVATLALCAGADFKEAAVLSNVAAGISVAEVGVYAVTAKELINELKAKC
- a CDS encoding CTP synthase; amino-acid sequence: MSKYIFVTGGVVSSLGKGIAASSIGALLESRGLRIAMQKFDPYINVDPGTMSPFQHGEVYVLDDGAETDLDLGHYERFTSASFSALNNVTTGKIYQSIIEKERKGDYLGKTVQVVPHVTNEIKNRIKMAARKDIDVVIVEIGGTVGDIESLPFLEAIRQMQIDEGRDNVLFAHLTLVPYIRAAGEIKTKPTQHSVSAMRSIGIQPGILLCRSEKKISKGERDKIALFCNVEENAVIQALDVSTIYEVPRMYLNQKLDDIILEKLKIKKARKADLKKWDAIVRRIKKPALETEIAVVGKYLEVQDAYKSIKEAILHGGIANNCRVNIKWVDSETIEKAPAAAKALKGVSGILVPGGFGNRGIEGKINAIKYARENKVPFFGICLGMQMAVTEFARNVLKLKGANSTEFDRETPYPIISLLEEQKCVKDMGGTMRLGSYPCRLKPGSRIYSAYKEKVIFERHRHRYEFNSIFKERMEEKGMTVSGLSPDGLLAEAVEIKNHPWFVAVQYHPEFKSKPVSPHPLFNGFVKASVAKNKFKKAKEIKG
- the kdsA gene encoding 3-deoxy-8-phosphooctulonate synthase, coding for MKTKKKSSAKKVSLKKFFELSQEDFFFIGGPCVIENEDMAFKTASALKEICYSLNIPFIFKASYDKANRTSASAFRGVGMAKGLRILGNIKKKLSIPVLTDVHSPEEATEAAKVVDVLQIPAFLCRQTDLLNAAAETGIPVNIKKGQFLSPYEVENMVNKVLAKGNKNIMLTERGFSFGYNNLVVDMKSIAIMKKLGYPVIIDATHSVQRPGGAGTSSGGDGEFVETIARASVAAGANGLFMEVHPSPEKALSDKATQYPLKSVKKFLEELKNIFETVKR
- the kdsB gene encoding 3-deoxy-manno-octulosonate cytidylyltransferase encodes the protein MNIIGIIPARLKSSRLPEKMLKKIKGKTLIEYVYENAKKAKLLKKLYVATDSVKIKEAVERSGGLVIMTSSKCKSGTERIQEALKTVKANINDIVVNIQGDEPLLEPKLIDAAVQVLVNDDRYDCATIASQITDSSHIKDPSCVKVVTDMDGGALYFSRAVIPFSRDGKKVPVFKHIGLYAYRKMVLDRWNSMKSCYESVEKLEQLRMLENGMKIKVIKAKSKSIGIDTLKDFMNFKKIITG
- a CDS encoding ribonuclease HI family protein — encoded protein: MSKYVGFADGASSGNPGDAGIGIVIKEDGKEVLRVSKSIGVATNNVAEYMAIIKLLEMTDDLEIDEIEIFSDSELAVKQINGEYKINDEKLKELNAKVQSFRSITKFTVTHVGREKNSDADKLAKEGSKRGSKLHNV
- the rfaE2 gene encoding D-glycero-beta-D-manno-heptose 1-phosphate adenylyltransferase, with amino-acid sequence MNKVIFSRKKLIEEVKKIKKSGKRVVFTNGCYDLLHVGHIRLLQSAGKKGDKLIVAINSDASVRRIKGEKRPLINQKERAETLSGLECVDIVTVFNEDDPFNIIKDILPDILVKGGDWPLDKIIGSDIVIKNGGKVMNIKYQAGKSTTNLVGKVVSAYGTKPL
- a CDS encoding NHL repeat-containing protein; translated protein: IGVMFLTFVMLISCSKKSQPAEPVEPTPTATNTPYHEFLGACGSEGTATGELTCIEAVVVDSDNNIYVSDGCTGYVSKFNNGMVYQMRWGTSLNGNGLLDAPYFLLSTSLNEILISESFENRITKFNNSGTILDYWGESGITQGKFSGAAGLYEYGANIYVLDANNKRIQKFDSNGNYISEFSIITVNDPSYCTYWDMEGDLYGYLYVINDSEKCIKKFSTDGTFIKKWGNDTYNVGGIPGPKCVAVYGNLLYISDMAKNAIVIFDLDGNFKYEIRGYTEGGTYKTLSDPNALALDSAGNIYVSESDTGVRRIVKLSGTPLYN